The Zhihengliuella sp. ISTPL4 genomic interval CAGTCCTGAGCGGCTGCAGCGCACCTCGACGCGATCGCGAAGGAGAACGGCCCCGGGGAGGCGAAGAAGGCCCGCGCGGTGTTGTCCGGCATGCTGGGCCTCGCCGCGCGCTCGGACGCGGTGAAGGCGAATTCCGTCCGCGAGCTCGCGCCGATCCAGGCGAAGGCCGTGGGTGCTACCGCCGTCCCTCTTGACGTGCTCCCTGTTCTGCTCAGCACGCTCGCCACAGACGAAGCCGCGAGCGAATCGGGGCTCTCCGACCTCGTGACGTTCATCGCCGGCACAGGCGTCCGAATCAGCGAGGCGCTCGACCTGAACGTCGGCGACGTCGACGGCAATGTGGTGACGATCCGGAAGTCAAAGACGACGGCGGGTGAGCGACGAATCACCGTGCCCGCGGCTGTCGCCGACATGCTCGAGCGGCGAACCCGATCAAACTTGAGCGGGTTGCCGCTGTTTCCCACAGTGCTCGGCAAGCGCCGCGATCGCCGGAACACCTCGGGGGAGTGGCAGGCAGCCCGGGAGCGTCTCGGGCTCGGCGACTACACGTTTCACTCGTTTCGGAAGACGGTGGCGACAGCCCTCGACCAGGCAGGCCTCTCTGCGCGTGACATCGCCGAGTATCTCGGCCACGCGAACCCGTCGCTCACGATGAACACCTACATGAGCAAGACCGTCGGCGGCCGGAGGGCAGCGGACGCTCTCGATCCGGCGCTCGGATAGACTCAGATCCAGCGCTTACCCAGCGCAAATGTGCGGGGTTTGTGCGGGATCGGGTACCACCGAACTCGCTAACACCCTGCAAGGTCCGCGGAATTTCGCGGTTCGCCGACTTGGCGCAATTGGTAGCGCACCGTACTTGTAATACGGGGGTTACGGGTTCGAGTCCCGTAGTCGGCTCCACACGCGAAGGCCTGCATCCCTTGGAAACACGGGGATTGCGGGCCCTTTGCGTATCCAGGCGAGGAGCGCTGCCCACGTGTGCGCCCTCAGGGCCCAGCTCGCGCTCGCACCACTCGCCGTCGCCCCTCGGGCCCAGCGCTAGGCTCTGCGCATGAGCGAACCCGCGGACGAGTCCGGCCCGTCGCTGAGTCAGCAGCGGCTCGCACTGCAGCGACGGAAGACATGGGCGATCGTGCTCGCCGTGTTCTGGACGGTGAGCGCCGTCTGGTGGCTGAGCTCTGGTCTTCTGACGGACGCACGCGCCCTCGACGTGATGCGGGTGGCCGTCGGGGCGGTGAGCGTGGTGTTGGCGATCGCGCACGTGCTCACGTTGAGGCGCGCGCTCCGGGACATCCGAGATTTCGAAGCGCGACACGGCGCGGACGCGGGCGGCCGATAGCTGGCCGGTGCTCATCGCACACCCCCAGCAGCAAGCAGTGCGGCGTCGGCGGCACCTCGGGGTTCCAGAGCAGGCCCGTCGTTGGCTCGGGCTCGCGCCCCGCATATCACGTGTCACGTCGGAGGGTGTTATGTTACTGGGGTGCAGGTGGCCGGCACCCCGCCCCGGCCACCTGCGCATCTTTCCGTTCCGTCGCGGGAATTCTCGCGCCGCTCGCGGTGGTTGTCCCGAACATGACCCGCATCGGCTCCAGTGACCTCGACGTCTTCCCCCTCGCCCTCGGCGGCAACGTGTTCGGCTGGACCGCCGACCGTGACGCCTCCTTCGCCGT includes:
- a CDS encoding site-specific integrase; its protein translation is MLGLAARSDAVKANSVRELAPIQAKAVGATAVPLDVLPVLLSTLATDEAASESGLSDLVTFIAGTGVRISEALDLNVGDVDGNVVTIRKSKTTAGERRITVPAAVADMLERRTRSNLSGLPLFPTVLGKRRDRRNTSGEWQAARERLGLGDYTFHSFRKTVATALDQAGLSARDIAEYLGHANPSLTMNTYMSKTVGGRRAADALDPALG